CAAGCACCAGCTCTAGACAATGAAGGAAAAGAAACACACGGACCTCTAGTCATACCATCTTGAGTCAAAACAGATTCTACCCCACCACCAGCATTAATGGCTTTACAACCACGCATAGTAGATGCAACCAAACAACCTTCAGTAGTTGCCATTGGGATATGGTATGGTTTACCATCGATAATTAATGGACCTGCAACCCCAACTGGTAATGGCATATAACCGATAACATTCTCACAACATGCACCAAAAACTCtatcataatcataatGAGCGTAAGGTAAACGCTTGGTATCTAAGACAGGAGCATTAGCTAATTTTGCAATAGCTTTACGACGAACAAGTACGGCTCTAGTATTATCCGCTAATTGTTTTTCCAAGGCGTATAATGGCAATTTACCAGCAACAACTAAGGACGAAATTTCATTGTTATTCAATTCCTTAACCTTACCCTCTTTCATCACCGCAACGCATTCATCTAAAGGCAAATTCTTGGAAGGAGCAGatatttccaaatcttcGTCACTGGAGGAATCCGATTCATCTAAATCAACAGCTGTAATtttgttattttcaatacctGAGCCCAGTAAAGCCTTTGATGAGGCAACAACAgaacttcttcttctttcaactCCCGATTTGGGCCTAGATATTTCCTTTTCAATTAACTTGTTTGTTGCCGAAACTTGATAACGAGATGCATTCAAGAAGTATgcatttgttgaaattgaaatagcAAATCCGAATAACaaacattttgaaataagACTATCTCTAATAGCATGACTGATATGTTCTAAACATAATAAAATGAAATCCTCGGATTGGACCAATAATCCTAATGGCATATAAACAGTTGGGGTCAATAATGTTACCACAGTACCATGTTGACCAATTGATATATGTTTGGCAGTAGTCTTAGATAAATTCCTGGCATTCGAGAAAATACTGATAGAATCACCACCAGTTGCGTTGTATAACCAAGAACTACTCAACCAAAAGGCATGAAATCCAAAAAACCCAGCAATCATAGCAACTTTGAAAGAAACAATAGAAGTTTCTTGCGAGCTGAAGATTGATGCTTCGTTAGGATGTTCAATACTGGAAGATTGGGTTGCAACATTTTGGGCAATTATTGAGGAAATTCCATCTTCTTCTAAGGCATTTTTCAAGTACTCGGTACGACGAGCTCTGTTGATTTCAACTTTCAATGCCAAAATAGCAGAAAAGAATGTATAAACTAGCAATAAATCAAAGGCTAAGATAATTGAACTTAAAATACAGAAGTTCTTTAATCCTTCCAAATGTGGAGCATACATTGCACAAGTAAGCAACGCtccaacaacaacaatatgGTCTCTCAATAAGCTGACTGTATGAGACGAAATGGCGTTAGAAACGATAGTCCTAACATCCTCTGGAGATGTTGAAGCCTTCAGAACTAAAGTTGCAATTGAAACCTTATGCTTGAAACCGATAATTGCCACTAAGAAAGGAATACCCTCAGTGATACTTAATAAAGGAACTTTAGTATCCAAAACTTTAGTGGTTGTGACTAAGGCGAAAAGGAATGCAAAAGTAGAAGAAGTAATGGTAGAAAACGCCAACCAGAAGTTGGAGCCAACTTGCTTCATATCGTAAAAAACCTTAATCAAAGTATACCACATAGCTATGTAAGCCACTGCAATTAACCCAACgtcgaatttttcagcaCCTTGGATCGCCGATTTAATCTTAAGAAGGCCACCACGAAGGTATTCATAATATCTGGTAATTCTGTTAGCATGTCTGGCCTTCCATGTCATACCATTATACGTAACCTTATCCATCGAGTTTAATGTACTTTCTAGTTCGTCTGTCTTTGTAACTAAAATACGCTCGTTGTTGTTACTGCCACTGAAGGTGCTTTTAATCAGAGGAATTTGTTGATTGTGTACTCGTTTAAATCTCAATGGTGCAACAGAAAACCTTTCAGCCTTAGGATACCCGTTCGGATCATCGATTTGCATCCAGTTTTTGTAGTCTGAAGTCCCTGGCGGGTGATAGTAACTTATCG
The nucleotide sequence above comes from Debaryomyces hansenii CBS767 chromosome A complete sequence. Encoded proteins:
- a CDS encoding DEHA2D09372p (similar to uniprot|P12683 Saccharomyces cerevisiae YML075C HMG1 HMG-CoA reductase) — encoded protein: MPKLISNTTSALASISAHRPIHIIIATALLASIAYLSVVNEYVPENFEFDYSISYYHPPGTSDYKNWMQIDDPNGYPKAERFSVAPLRFKRVHNQQIPSIKSTFSGSNNNERILVTKTDELESTLNSMDKVTYNGMTWKARHANRITRYYEYLRGGLLKIKSAIQGAEKFDVGLIAVAYIAMWYTLIKVFYDMKQVGSNFWLAFSTITSSTFAFLFALVTTTKVLDTKVPLLSITEGIPFLVAIIGFKHKVSIATLVSKASTSPEDVRTIVSNAISSHTVSLLRDHIVVVGALLTCAMYAPHLEGLKNFCILSSIILAFDLLLVYTFFSAILALKVEINRARRTEYLKNALEEDGISSIIAQNVATQSSSIEHPNEASIFSSQETSIVSFKVAMIAGFFGFHAFWLSSSWLYNATGGDSISIFSNARNLSKTTAKHISIGQHGTVVTLLTPTVYMPLGLLVQSEDFILLCLEHISHAIRDSLISKCLLFGFAISISTNAYFLNASRYQVSATNKLIEKEISRPKSGVERRRSSVVASSKALSGSGIENNKITAVDLDESDSSSDEDLEISAPSKNLPLDECVAVMKEGKVKELNNNEISSLVVAGKLPLYALEKQLADNTRAVLVRRKAIAKLANAPVLDTKRLPYAHYDYDRVFGACCENVIGYMPLPVGVAGPLIIDGKPYHIPMATTEGCLVASTMRGCKAINAGGGVESVLTQDGMTRGPCVSFPSLSRAGACKLWLDSEEGQKTIKKAFNSTSRFARLQHIQTALAGTLLFIRFRTTTGDAMGMNMISKGVEYSLKYMSEECDWSDMEVISVSGNYCTDKKPAAINWIEGRGKSVVAEARIPASVVQKVLKSDVDALVELNISKNLVGSAMAGSVGGFNAHAANLVTAVFLACGQDPAQNVESSNCITLMKNVGGDLQISVSMPCIEVGTIGGGTILEPQGAMLDLLGVRGPHPTNPGDNARQLARIVASAVLAAELSLCSALAAGHLVQSHMQHNRKGAGPPANGHAPNGKAPEITDTKNTAELSRLKEGSVNCIRS